In one Yarrowia lipolytica chromosome 1A, complete sequence genomic region, the following are encoded:
- a CDS encoding uncharacterized protein (Compare to YALI0A16313g, no similarity), whose amino-acid sequence MGHQWVLERFIESCHMKPGDFIIIRRDVSRRSWCRMLRRMRQQQFLEGGSGCGLEPAKRWSYTSVSLRGSSVFEGLQSFKDATQLGYLLGRVDKEVNSCDILNSGIVFVGSGWSGSPLLAAGAVVLPVLELQSKLSKHSVRNLRSWRLSLIRGLAGFRGVCGSTTLPGGDRL is encoded by the coding sequence ATGGGTCACCAGTGGGTGCTTGAGCGTTTTATCGAGAGCTGCCACATGAAACCTGGGGATTTTATCATCATCAGGCGTGATGTGAGCCGTAGGAGTTGGTGTAGAATGTTGCGGCGAAtgcggcagcagcagtttctgGAAGGTGGCAGTGGCTGCGGATTGGAGCCCGCGAAGAGGTGGTCATACACTTCGGTGTCTTTGAGGGGTAGCAGTGTCTTTGAGGGGTTGCAGAGCTTCAAAGATGCGACTCAGTTGGGCTACCTGCTCGGTAGGGTTGACAAGGAGGTTAACTCATGTGATATTCTCAACAGCGGCATTGTTTTCGTCGGCAGTGGATGGTCCGGCTCACCTTTATTGGCAGCAGGCGCAGTCGTTCTGCCGGTGTTGGAGCTCCAGTCCAAGTTGTCAAAGCATTCGGTGAGGAACTTGAGGAGTTGGCGGTTGTCCTTGATCAGAGGTCTGGCAGGCTTTCGGGGGGTTTGTGGGTCTACAACGCTTCCCGGCGGAGACAGGCTATGA
- a CDS encoding uncharacterized protein (Compare to YALI0A16379g, uniprot|Q9UW06 Yarrowia lipolytica Alcohol dehydrogenase 3) codes for MTTIPKTQKAVIFETSGGPLMYKDVPVPVPADDEILVNVKYSGVCHTDLHAWKGDWPLDTKLPLIGGHEGAGVVVAKGKNVTTFEIGDYAGIKWINKACYTCEFCQVAAEPNCPKATMSGYTHDGSFQQYATANAVQAAHIPKNCDLAQVAPILCAGITVYKALKTAGLKAGEWAAVTGAGGGLGSLAVQYAKAMGYRVLAIDTGADKEKMCKELGAEVFIDFAKSKDLVKDVQEATKGGPHAVINVSVSEFAVNQSVEYVRTLGTVVLVGLPAGAVCKSPIFQQVARSIQIKGSYVGNRADSQEAIEFFARGLVKSPIIIVGLSELESVYKLMEEGKIAGRYVLDCSK; via the coding sequence atGACCACCATCCCCAAGACCCAGAAAGCCGTCATCTTCGAGACCTCCGGCGGCCCCCTCATGTACAAGGACGTGCCTGTGCCCGTGCctgccgacgacgagattctggtcAACGTCAAGTACTCCGGCGTGTGCCACACGGACCTGCACGCCTGGAAGGGCGACTGGCCCCTGGACACCAAGCTCCCCCTGATCGGCGGCCACGAGGGCGCCGGCGTGGTTGTTgccaagggcaagaacgTGACCACCTTTGAGATTGGCGACTACGCCGGTATCAAGTGGATCAACAAGGCCTGCTACACCTGCGAGTTCTGCCAGGTGGCGGCCGAGCCCAACTGCCCCAAGGCCACCATGTCCGGATACACCCACGACGGCTCTTTCCAGCAGTACGCCACCGCCAACGCTGTCCAGGCCGCCCACATCCCCAAGAACTGTGACCTCGCCCAGGTTGCCCCCATTCTCTGCGCCGGTATCACCGTCTacaaggctctcaagaccgCTGGCCTCAAGGCTGGTGAGTGGGCCGCCGTGAccggagctggaggaggcctCGGCTCTCTGGCCGTCCAGTacgccaaggccatggGCTACCGAGTGCTGGCCATTGACACTGGCgctgacaaggagaagatgtgCAAGGAGCTCGGCGCCGAGGTCTTCATCGACTTtgccaagtccaaggaTCTGGTCAAGGACGTCCaggaggccaccaagggcGGACCCCACGCCGTCATCAACGTGTCTGTCTCCGAGTTTGCCGTCAACCAGTCTGTTGAGTACGTGCGAACCCTGGGAACCGTTGTTCTGGTCGGTCTGCCCGCCGGTGCCGTCTGCAAGTCGCCCATCTTCCAGCAGGTTGCTCGATCTATTCAGATCAAGGGCTCTTACGTCGGAAACCGAGCCGACTCCCAGGAGGCCATTGAGTTCTTTGCCCGAGGACTGGTCAAGTCCCCCATCATTATTGTTGGTCTCTCCGAGCTCGAATCCGTCTACAAGCTCatggaggagggcaagaTTGCCGGTCGATACGTTCTGGACTGCTCCAAGTAA
- a CDS encoding uncharacterized protein (Compare to YALI0A16401g, no similarity), which produces MENLQKNLAVTYPNYTNRWPADMLPDEESFFSLEATVLYPMLYAHKRHYPLVPRHRDSSYILYCNRMSPDQVDEEDGSHQTVRKNCKFALKVEHDKEADEWRLTHVEGCSEHNHMPNTHSSLFLENKPLEPMLLDLGRFDITGIVRMGDMVDATSAGYRPTFRECGLQYHFMGTPDEGILELLETPYVRYRQFHGITFLAHMLGYRW; this is translated from the coding sequence ATGGAAAATCTGCAGAAGAACCTGGCCGTCACATACCCAAACTACACCAACAGATGGCCAGCCGATATGCTTCCCGATGAAGAGTCGTTCTTCTCGCTGGAGGCTACTGTTCTCTACCCCATGCTATACGCCCATAAACGTCACTACCCGCTTGTGCCTCGACACAGAGACAGTTCGTACATCCTGTATTGCAACCGCATGAGTCCCGATCAggttgatgaagaagatggatcGCATCAAACAGTCCGAAAGAACTGCAAGTTTGCTTTGAAAGTGGAACATGATAAGGAGGCTGACGAATGGCGTCTCACACACGTGGAAGGCTGCTCGGAACACAATCATATGCCCAACACACACTCCAGCCTGTTCCTCGAAAACAAGCCTTTGGAACCTATGCTGTTGGACCTAGGACGGTTTGATATTACCGGAATTGTTCGAATGGGTGATATGGTCGATGCTACGAGCGCAGGATACAGACCCACTTTTAGGGAGTGTGGGCTGCAGTACCATTTCATGGGCACACCCGATGAGGGTATactcgagctgctcgagacTCCTTATGTGAGATATCGCCAATTCCACGGAATCACCTTTTTGGCGCACATGCTTGGATACAGATGGTGA
- a CDS encoding uncharacterized protein (Compare to YALI0A16423g, weakly similar to uniprot|Q6CE33 Yarrowia lipolytica YALI0B18942g) has translation MPEMIPRVETPHGGTQHSPNGPGWEIPTAIPTALAMIPTATPTSAAAHHESSDTEMWDLEASDSDIGPHEAPERAPDQPHYFVSNEVAQQVLHSHVVPTSPLARVPQKRKREFVRISGRMHVDRAKADALGNMRVQLEKRVKKQEITEEEMLHQLGVFSKEINTPRSVEEHDKHLEKRAYRTAGYAIKRNSKTFDNSPKDCRFPYLEQFTVHVLGTCSENVQFDNQFASMVAEKCLFRILEVQPLYREIYRMKDLPRHEWIGKVLLHSQHRRLSQYGDRGLVGETHAVKNLGFCWNGLQNYPPDCIFNVNQTCQYANFDNVGSVVWSAGPYAGRIKGDPTYTLNFCMNVDGSRKITTCIIGKTHYPGWASSYQNYLNFNAAPRPAHIVEEMEAAAKEECKEEEARLLELLVKHQEIDKLRDQAHEAHKDLPRGSAEKKELLARHRTLEAKADEAEEIYNAAKKCHADQVANLMAVKLEQWKPACPFEGEEIFEPPGGRETLFSSELLLPIIKERTTKVRELEGSVATLEVVAQGANKKFQAEEKILKGYKKNIQKVGAEITALEGELKDLEAKLADFPPAADTIDVRSDSFNVAEFEIAQDELRRAAIVTESNIARSKLESKHKRLEALQADVSNAVKSRDDHKREIRRAEDELSKVIRLLVLADDEALSLTGPGNTMGMRYFQQNRGWMDTVTFCKYMLIFSRESGAGENRKIALILDNVGFHHRAWSLSKKWPEMAHVKLFFLPPNSTPFTQPLDLGPICRLKSESKKLQNEFINLTSRLNGTAGKVTVLHKFNYINKSLLALPADHIHNCFRSSPVFAGHPTVKPTESILKRITEREKQGNAAQTTPDTTPRVVEIVDDPVFDDWETNEADTLVEDMQNLDIIDRVGEANIPSAEGIRMQAIENVLESIDAIPWEAWLGPIEIVDKSCEHGARTRVVSGIERLLHFSNAKLAQNNCPAYQKENEYARQRNASVRRKRAEYLNKTTEAPKDNRMNGRRSSPPLGKRPPAASPESVAVDAPPSPPSGVFDTPSERPGRYLDPIVISDDDCDGPSCFDVSVDTISRSLSEKQDIPGSVSTLGLFDTPGSASWIQDTPYNVFSLAQQDAITPYEAPTLQTGFVLKLPSAEALQKAQRLLADHGMLELV, from the coding sequence ATGCCTGAAATGATACCTCGTGTCGAGACACCTCACGGTGGTACCCAACACTCACCAAACGGCCCCGGCTGGGAGATACCTACGGCGATACCCACGGCTTTAGCGATGATACCGACAGCGACACCCacatcagcagcagcccatCATGAATCATCCGATACAGAAATGTGGGATCTTGAAGCTTCAGATAGCGATATTGGTCCCCATGAAGCGCCTGAACGAGCTCCCGACCAGCCCCACTATTTTGTCTCCAATGAGGTGGCACAGCAGGTTCTCCACAGCCATGTGGTTCCAACAAGTCCACTGGCTCGGGTGCCCCAAAAGCGGAAAAGAGAATTTGTAAGAATCTCTGGCAGAATGCATGTCGACAGAGCCAAAGCCGACGCCCTCGGAAATATGCGTGTCCAGCTTGAAAAGAGAGTAAAAAAGCAAGAGATtaccgaggaggaaatgTTGCACCAACTCGGCGTTTTCTCCAAAGAGATCAACACTCCTAGGTCGGTCGAGGAACACGACAAACACCTAGAGAAGCGCGCCTACCGGACAGCTGGATATGCGATTAAACGAAACTCCAAAACGTTCGACAACAGCCCCAAGGACTGCAGATTCCCATACCTGGAGCAGTTTACTGTTCATGTGCTTGGCACATGTTCTGAGAACGTTCAGTTCGACAATCAGTTTGCGAGCATGGTGGCTGAAAAGTGCTTGTTTCGAATTCTCGAGGTACAGCCTCTGTACCGGGAAATTTACAGGATGAAGGACCTTCCACGCCACGAATGGATCGGAAAAGTACTCTTGCACAGTCAGCACCGACGCCTTAGCCAATATGGCGATCGAGGCTTGGTGGGCGAAACCCATGCCGTAAAAAACTTGGGTTTCTGCTGGAATGGTCTGCAGAATTACCCGCCTGATTGCATCTTCAATGTTAACCAAACCTGCCAATACGCCAATTTTGACAATGTCGGCAGCGTGGTTTGGTCTGCTGGGCCTTACGCTGGACGTATCAAGGGAGACCCCACGTATACCTTGAACTTCTGCATGAACGTGGATGGGTCAAGAAAGATCACAACGTGCATTATCGGCAAGACACACTACCCTGGGTGGGCCTCCTCCTACCAAAACTACCTCAATTTCAACGCTGCACCACGTCCGGCCCATATCGTAGAGGAAATGGAAGCAGCAGCTAAAGAGGAGTgtaaggaggaggaagccCGTctcctggagctcttgGTGAAGCACCAAGAAATCGACAAGCTCAGAGACCAGGCCCACGAAGCCCACAAAGATTTACCTAGGGGTTCtgcggagaagaaggagctgttGGCACGACACCGGACCCTGGAGGCTAAAGCCGAtgaggccgaggagatcTACAATGCAGCCAAGAAATGCCACGCCGACCAGGTTGCTAATCTTATGGCTGTGAAACTCGAGCAGTGGAAACCTGCGTGTCCTTTCGAAGGCGAAGAGATTTTCGAGCCTCCTGGGGGCCGGGAAACCCTGTTCAGCAGTGAGCTTTTGCTTCCGATCATCAAGGAGAGAACGACAAAAGTTCGAGAGCTGGAGGGTTCTGTCGCAACTCTCGAGGTGGTTGCCCAAGGCGCCAACAAGAAGTTCCAAGCGGAGGAGAAGATATTGAAGGGCTACAAGAAGAACATCCAGAAAGTGGGAGCCGAGATTACCGCTCTTGAGGGTGAGCTGAAGGATCTAGAGGCGAAGCTGGCAGAttttcctccagcagctgacACCATCGATGTTCGAAGCGACAGCTTCAATGTTGCCGAGTTCGAGATAGCTCAAGACGAGCTTAGACGTGCTGCTATTGTCACTGAAAGCAATATCGCTAGAAGTAAGCTGGAAAGCAAGCATAAAAGGCTGGAGGCCCTTCAAGCCGATGTTTCCAACGCAGTCAAGTCCCGAGATGATCACAAGCGGGAAATTAGAAGAGCGGAGGATGAGCTGTCCAAAGTGATTCGTCTGCTTGTCCTTGCCGATGATGAGGCCCTTAGCCTTACTGGTCCTGGAAACACTATGGGGATGCGGTACTTTCAGCAAAATAGGGGCTGGATGGACACCGTCACCTTCTGCAAGTACATGCTCATCTTTTCGCGGGAATCAGGCGCAGGAGAAAATCGCAAGATCGCTCTGATCCTCGACAACGTCGGGTTTCACCACAGAGCTTGGTCTCTCTCCAAGAAATGGCCCGAAATGGCACACGTCAAGctgttttttcttcctcCGAACTCCACACCGTTCACGCAGCCACTCGACCTTGGACCGATCTGCCGACTTAAGTCCGAGTCGAAAAAGCTTCAGAACGAGTTTATCAACTTGACTTCACGATTGAACGGAACAGCTGGTAAAGTCACTGTACTGCACAAGTTCAACTACATCAATAAGTCTCTCCTCGCCTTGCCTGCAGATCACATCCACAACTGCTTCCGGTCAAGCCCCGTCTTCGCTGGACACCCTACTGTGAAGCCCACAGAGTCGATATTGAAGCGAATTACGGAACGGGAGAAACAGGGCAATGCTGCACAGACCACGCCTGACACAACTCCGCGGGTGGTTGAGATTGTGGATGATCCAGTGTTTGACGACTGGGAGACCAACGAGGCTGATACTCTTGTCGAAGACATGCAGAATCTCGATATCATCGACCGTGTTGGTGAGGCAAATATTCCCTCTGCTGAGGGTATTCGCATGCAGGCCATTGAAAACGTGCTTGAGTCCATTGATGCTATTCCATGGGAGGCATGGCTGGGTCCTATCGAAATTGTTGACAAGAGCTGTGAACACGGGGCTCGGACTCGCGTCGTCAGCGGGATTGAAAGATTGCTTCACTTTTCAAATGCAAAGCTCGCCCAGAACAACTGCCCGGCGTaccagaaggagaacgagTATGCCCGTCAGCGCAACGCAAGTGTCCGTAGAAAACGGGCGGAGTATCTGAACAAGACAACCGAGGCTCCAAAGGACAACCGAATGAATGGTCGAAGGAGCAGTCCACCTTTAGGGAAACGACCGCCCGCTGCGTCTCCAGAGTCCGTTGCTGTAGATGCCCCCCCGTCTCCGCCCTCTGGCGTCTTTGATACCCCTAGCGAACGGCCTGGCCGCTATCTTGACCCCATTGTCATTTCTGACGATGATTGCGACGGTCCCAGTTGCTTCGACGTCTCTGTTGACACCATTTCACGTTCGCTGTCTGAAAAACAAGATATCCCTGGCTCCGTCAGTACCCTTGGTCTTTTTGATACCCCCGGCTCTGCGTCCTGGATCCAAGATACCCCCTATAATGTGTTTTCACTGGCACAGCAGGATGCCATTACCCCCTACGAGGCACCCACATTACAGACTGGCTTCGTTCTAAAGCTGCCATCAGCAGAAGCGCTCCAGAAAGCCCAAAGGCTTCTGGCTGACCATGGCATGCTTGAGCTAGTTTGA
- a CDS encoding uncharacterized protein (Compare to YALI0A16445g, similar to uniprot|Q877A0 Aspergillus oryzae amine oxidase): MTPHPFDQLSVQEMESVVRVVKSNHSGKSLHLKSIGTEEPPKALMAPFLAAKRAGKNPVPPPRIAHVIYYVLEDKLVNQCWVDVPSAKVVKSEVLKKGIHPPIDPWEANEAFEAAFDHPLVKDAIKKCGVEHLIDNLTIDGWMYGCDSEIDMPRYLQMLVYCRDPKTNHQDSNMYAFPVPFVPVYDVLEKKLVRVDYCATGGDDDDAAVEGVGNYDTRPEGKNCIEHCVTNDYLPELQDKMRTDLKPYNVLQPEGPSYHIDSDGYINWQKWHFKVGFTPREGLVIHDVHYDGRSTFYRLSMSEMAVPYADPRPPLHRKMAFDFGDCGGGKCANELTLGCDCLGTIRYFDGNVCDPEGNVFTRKNVICMHEQDDGIGWKHTNYRTDVVAITRRRILVLQTILTVGNYEYIFAWHFDQSAGIQLEIRATGIVSTQLIDAGKKSKFGTIVSPGVMAASHQHIFNVRMDPAIDGHQNTVVVNDTVALPWDAKNPHGIAFENTKTPIEKSCYLDSDIQKNRYLKICNENKINPISGNPVGYKIGGLATAMLYAQPGSVSRNRAAFATHHYWVTKYKDQELFAGGVWTNQSANEVGGVQDAVARNENVRNDDVVLWHSFGLTHHPRVEDFPVMPCEIMKIHLSPNDFFTGNPSVDVPKSNQTFNRSVEVKDCRSCKI; encoded by the coding sequence ATGACTCCCCACCCTTTCGATCAGCTCTCCGTtcaggagatggagagcgTTGTGCGAGTGGTCAAGTCCAACCATTCGGGCAAGTCTCTTCACCTCAAGTCCATTGGCACCGAGGAGCCTCCCAAGGCGCTGATGGCTCCTTTCCTTGCAGCCAAGCGAGCTGGCAAGAACCCCGTTCCCCCCCCTCGAATCGCACATGTCATCTACTATGTTCTGGAGGACAAGTTGGTGAACCAGTGCTGGGTCGATGTTCCTTCCGCCAAGGTTGTCAAGTCCgaggtgctcaagaagggcatCCATCCTCCCATTGATCCCTGGGAGGCCAACGAGGCCTTCGAGGCCGCCTTTGACCATCCTCTGGTCAAGgacgccatcaagaagtGCGGCGTGGAGCATCTGATCGACAACCTCACAATTGACGGCTGGATGTACGGCTGTGACAGCGAGATTGACATGCCCCGGTACCTGCAGATGCTGGTCTACTGCCGAGATCCCAAGACCAACCACCAGGACTCCAACATGTACGCCTTCCCCGTTCCGTTTGTTCCTGTCTACGAcgtgctggagaagaagctcgTTCGAGTCGACTATTGCGCCACCGGTGgagacgatgacgacgcTGCCGTCGAGGGCGTTGGCAACTACGACACCCGACCCGAGGGAAAGAACTGCATCGAGCACTGTGTCACCAACGACTATCTTCCCGAGCTTCAGGACAAGATGCGAACCGACCTCAAGCCCTACAACGTGTTGCAGCCCGAGGGTCCCTCTTACCACATTGACAGTGACGGCTACATCAACTGGCAAAAGTGGCACTTCAAGGTCGGATTCACTCCCCGAGAGGGTCTGGTGATCCACGATGTCCACTACGACGGCCGATCCACCTTCTACCGACTGTCCATGTCCGAGATGGCGGTTCCCTACGCCGATCCCCGGCCCCCTCTGCACCGAAAGATGGCGTTTGATTTCGGCgactgtggaggaggaaagtGCGCCAACGAGCTGACTCTGGGCTGCGACTGTCTTGGTACCATCCGATACTTTGACGGCAACGTGTGCGACCCCGAGGGCAACGTGTTCACCCGAAAGAACGTCATCTGTATGCACGAGCAGGATGACGGTATCGGCTGGAAGCACACTAACTACCGAACCGACGTGGTTGCCATCACCCGACGACGAATTCTGGTTCTGCAGACCATTCTGACCGTGGGcaactacgagtacatctTTGCCTGGCACTTTGACCAGTCTGCCGGAATCCAGCTGGAGATCCGAGCCACCGGAATCGTCTCCACCCAGCTTATCGACGCCGGCAAGAAGTCCAAGTTTGGCACCATTGTCTCTCCCGGAGTCATGGCCGCCTCTCACCAGCACATTTTCAACGTGCGAATGGACCCTGCCATTGACGGCCATCAGAACACAGTTGTGGTCAACGACACCGTTGCTCTGCCCTGGGACGCCAAGAACCCCCATGGAATCGCCTTTGAGAACACCAAGACCCCCATCGAGAAGTCGTGCTACCTGGACTCGGACATCCAGAAGAACCGGTACCTCAAGATCTGCAACGAGAACAAGATCAACCCCATCTCCGGCAACCCCGTGGGCTACAAGATTGGAGGTCTGGCCACCGCCATGCTGTACGCTCAGCCCGGCTCCGTTTCGCGAAACCGAGCCGCCTTTGCCACCCACCACTACTGGGtcaccaagtacaaggaccAGGAGCTGTTTGCCGGCGGCGTGTGGACCAACCAGTCTGCCAACGAGGTCGGCGGAGTCCAGGATGCCGTTGCCCGAAACGAGAACGTGCGAAACGACGACGTGGTTCTCTGGCACTCCTTTGGTCTCACTCACCACCCCCGAGTCGAGGACTTCCCCGTCATGCCTTGCGAGATTATGAAGATCCATCTGTCGCCCAACGATTTCTTCACCGGCAACCCTTCTGTTGACGTGCCCAAGTCCAACCAGACTTTCAATCGATCCGTCGAGGTCAAGGACTGTCGATCTTGCAAGATCTAG
- a CDS encoding uncharacterized protein (Truncated form of YALI0A16467g, similar to uniprot|Q07789 Saccharomyces cerevisiae YDR031w Chromosome IV reading frame ORF YDR031W, similar to Saccharomyces cerevisiae MIC14 (YDR031W); ancestral locus Anc_3.260), with the protein MNRETRYCGLWTTILPPTNPHKRPLTQVARYCPEQFLNYHKCLGAGDVTKCFEEQEKLSTCVKTSVPTFIKILKDCDSHLKAYENCLRANQNSRSECFDKLQAMRKCSANAIDIAKSEEKAKDTKK; encoded by the coding sequence ATGAACCGGGAGACCCGCTACTGCGGTCTTTGGACTACTATTTTGCCGCCGACCAACCCCCACAAGAGACCACTAACTCAGGTCGCTCGATACTGCCCCGAGCAGTTTCTCAACTACCACAAATGTCTGGGAGCCGGCGACGTGACCAAGTGTTTCGAGGAGCAGGAAAAGCTGTCGACCTGCGTCAAGACCAGCGTGCCCACCTTTAtcaagattctcaaggactGCGACTCCCATCTCAAGGCGTACGAAAACTGTCTGCGAGCCAACCAGAACTCGCGATCCGAGTGTTTCGACAAGCTGCAAGCGATGCGAAAGTGTTCGGCCAACGCCATTGATATCGCCAAGtccgaggagaaggccaaggacaCCAAGAAGTGA
- a CDS encoding uncharacterized protein (Compare to YALI0A16489g, similar to uniprot|Q9HDZ9 Schizosaccharomyces pombe Conserved hypothetical protein putative glycoprotein), giving the protein MINVLETVEYVANKADDVTVKVSACESAAGEILANMKTQSYSTKTWNEPELTPKTKDRATVDWIFLVDLLNFSFWSDTDLQDSGLASSQRFAVAYNDKEYTGYWSLCAAINRALDEGIPITTPAYWKSNDFSLEKLAHVFRSATKETVPLLETRYDIMKQAGGVFEENKLESFAQILENNKGKSAMELVETVATLFPSFKDEATYKDKKIHIYKRAQILVADIWACFDGEGYGEFVDIDRVTMFADYRVPQILHDLGCLTYSEQLYKHIGDLKMIDSGDPREVELRACSIWAVELIRREMVKRDPKTEVNAILIDFFLWDTAKKNQQKDYKGVSVQCHRTRSCYY; this is encoded by the coding sequence ATGATCAACGTGCTGGAAACAGTGGAGTATGTGGCCAACAAGGCGGACGACGTCACCGTGAAGGTCAGTGCGTGCGAATCGGCCGCAGGCGAAATTCTCGCCAACATGAAGACCCAATCGTACTCCACAAAAACCTGGAACGAGCCCGAACTGACCCCCAAAACCAAAGATCGGGCCACCGTCGACTGGATTTTCCTCGTGGACCTGCtcaacttctccttctggtcGGACACGGATCTGCAGGACTCGGGCCTGGCTTCTTCCCAGCGTTTTGCCGTCGCCtacaacgacaaggagtACACGGGATACTGGAGTCTGTGTGCTGCCATCAACCGGGCCTTGGACGAAGGCATCCCTATCACCACCCCCGCATACTGGAAAAGTAACGACTTCAGTCTCGAGAAACTCGCCCACGTATTCAGATCTGCCACGAAGGAAACTGTGCCGTTGTTGGAGACTCGATACGACATCATGAAACAGGCTGGAGGGGTGTTTGAAGAGAACAAGTTGGAGTCTTTTGCCCAAATTCTGGAAAACAACAAGGGAAAATCAGCCATGGAGTTGGTAGAGACTGTGGCCACGCTGTTCCCATCATTCAAAGACGAAGCCACatacaaggacaagaagattcACATTTACAAGCGTGCTCAGATTCTGGTGGCCGATATCTGGGCGTGTTTCGATGGAGAGGGATACGGCGAGTTTGTGGACATTGACAGAGTGACCATGTTTGCCGACTACCGGGTTCCTCAGATTCTGCACGATCTGGGCTGTCTCACATACTCGGAGCAGttgtacaagcacattGGGGATCTGAAGATGATCGATTCGGGTGATCCAAGGGAGGTGGAGCTCAGAGCGTGCAGTATTTGGGCTGTTGAGCTGATTCGTCGGGAAATGGTGAAGCGGGACCCCAAGACGGAGGTCAATGCGATTTTGATTGACTTTTTTCTGTGGGACACCGCCAAAAAGAACCAGCAGAAGGACTACAAGGGTGTTTCTGTGCAGTGTCATCGAACGAGGTCGTGTTATTACTAG
- a CDS encoding uncharacterized protein (Compare to YALI0A16511g, no similarity), whose product MVNTTQRKDPALAPEPPLLDQFHNVPRREMLEYMRSISSCCIDGVGIFHLTNCEGGIFCLLLVRSEAETTIFDNETDVVFGGGHEVKRFFPVDSSTLLVQFKGNHDLLVLKSSNGWKSITEKLRKQQSMLNTYLGFNAATQPPNLEALGNADTTIECSDDKKIPVHAWILASRWPFFKAKLAKSSWTAPKEQLDLETAIGLLGLAKQQKIPGLVSLASRSIFAADLNDQQTMSCWKRSRKYSDTVAYYCATRMKSPSDDTSSTQETFERFMQDLGLVEGRLFMQMLCSQVAPRA is encoded by the exons ATGGTGAACACAACACAACGAAAAGACCCCGCCTTGGCCCCCGAGCCCCCTCTGCTCGACCAGTTCCACAATGTGCCTAGACGGGAGATGCTGGAGTACATGCGCTCCATCAGCTCGTGTTGCATTGACGGAGTGGGCATCTTCCACCTGACCAACTGCGAAGGAGGCATCTTTTGTCTTCTGTTGGTGCGGTCCGAGGCCGAAACCACCATTTTCGACAACGAGACTGATGTCGTTTTCGGGGGCGGTCATGAGGTGAAGCGATTCTTCCCGGTCGACTCTTCCACCCTATTGGTCCAGTTCAAAGGCAACCACGACCTGCTCGTGCTCAAATCCAGCAATGGATGGAAAAGCATCACCGAGAAGCTGCGCAAGCAGCAGTCCATGCTCAACACCTACCTAGGCTTCAACGCCGCCACTCAGCCCCCCAACTTGGAAGCCTTGGGAAACGCGGACACCACCATCGAGTGCTcggacgacaagaagatccCCGTACATGCCTGGATCCTGGCTTCGCGATGGCCCTTcttcaaggccaagctggccaagtcGTCATGGACGGCTCCGAA AGAAcagctggatctggaaACTGCCATCGGCTTGCTGGGGCTGGCCAAGCAACAGAAGATTCCGGGACTGGTTTCCTTGGCGTCACGATCGATTTTTGCTGCCGACTTGAACGACCAACAGACCATGTCCTGCTGGAAGCGGTCCCGGAAGTACAGCGACACCGTGGCATACTATTGCGCCACCCGAATGAAGTCTCCCAGTGACGACACCAGCTCCACCCAAGAGACCTTTGAGCGGTTCATGCAGGATCTGGGTCTCGTGGAGGGTAGATTGTTCATGCAGATGCTGTGTTCTCAGGTGGCTCCCAGAGCTTAG